The Candidatus Woesearchaeota archaeon DNA segment CAAAAATACACTTTTGAAGAATACCAAAGTGTAAGGAATCAGAGTCGGCTTACAGATTTCAACTAAACGCTGTGGGCTTCAGCCCACGGTAGTTTACAAGCAAAACAATAATCAATATGGTAAGGTTTATTCTTTCGATGGTACATATAAAGGGTTGACTTAGTTTCTTTACCAAATTCATCTTTAGTATGTTGATGATATGTACTAAAAACATGTTTATTTTTGAGAATTGAGATTGTATCTCCAAGAGTTCCACACAAAGGGTAATCTGGTTTTTTATCCCAAATAACATTCCAGTTAAAATCTCCAACTATAATAATCGGTTTCTCCAACAGATTCTTATAATAATTAATCGCAGAATAAACTTGCCCGATGTATCTTTGCTTCACATTTGTTGTATCATTCATTGCCCAAATTGCCAGCAAATTGAATTCAATTTTACCCATAACCTTTATCAAAATTACATATCGAAAAAGAGGATTATATTGAGGGTGAATTTCGAGTTCATAATCCTTGTATGAAAAAATGCCTAACCCTTTATTTTTATTATCACCAAACCATAATTGCTTAGTTGTTTGCTCTCCAAATTTTTCGCATTCTGGAACAACGACTATATCTGGCTGATATTGTTTTATATGCTCGGCTTTATTGCGATAAGCCATTTTACAATTCCAAGTTATAATCCTCATTGTGGTTCTCTGGTTTAACAAAGCATATTCATATTCTTGAAGAATGTCTTTGCATGTTCTATGCTTTCTTTTGCAGGCTCTTTGTTTGCTTGTGGCATTGTTCTATAAGTAAATTCTCCTCGTTTCTTTTTCTCCTCTTTGAAGAGCCCAAGTAGATATTCTGCTCGAACCAAAGCTTCTTGGTATATCTTCAGAAGTTCAACATCAAGTTCTCCGCTTTCAACAAATTTTTTGAATTCTGCGAATGATTTTTTGTGTTCTTCTGGCGCAGAAACTTCAACTCCTTTCTTGGCAAGATATGCTTTCGCACCATAGAATATACTATAATAGCTATGTGCGATGACTGCACTGTAATATGTTTCTGGATCATTGACTTTGAAAGTTTCTTTCTGAATGTTTGGTTCTTCGCTTATCACAAATATTATTTCTGCAAGTTTTATTTCATTTTCAGCCCTATGAATATACAATTTTAAATCCATTGTTTATTCCCTCCTGAATTATTGAATAAAATATCACTGGATTATATATTGCAAGATGTTTGTATGCTATCTGTTTTCCCAAATTTTCATGTTTGTCTTTTAACATCTGGAGCATCTCATCTTTTGTAATAATATGGGCATCTATCTTTAAAATAGATTTGAGCTCAGCAGATTTCATAGATAATTCACAATTCTTTTTGTCTTCCACTGAATTTACGAAGAGTGCAATATCTAAATCGGATTTTTCTTTTTGTTTCCCTTCCGCATATGATCCGAAAATTACAATAGATACAAATTCTATATTTGATAGTTCTTCTCTAATTATTTTTAAACTGCTTTTAACCAGGTTAGAGCGTTTCTCTTTCATAATTATATCAAAATATGAAAAAACCGTGCTATTATCTAAATTTATAGCATATAAAATTATATTTCCAACTTCTCTTTTTCTCACAAGGTCTTCAGTGAGAAATTTTATTATTGCTTTTTGAATTATGGAGTTTGAGTTTTCTTTCGAATAGTCCTTTATTTCTTTATAAGTCAGCTCTTTATACGGTCTTCTCAAGAATGCTTCAAATATTTTTATCTGCTTTGGAGTTAACATTCAAATACCTTTTTTCTAGTATGAACATACCTAAATAGAGGTATTATATAAAGGTTCCGATTGAAAAAAGAAAAAATGCAGGCTAGTTATCCTGCTTTTTGAGTGCAACGCCCTAAGTTTTCTCCTTAGGAAGGGCAGTTTTTACTAGCCGCAACAACGCTTTCTCTACCGTCGCAATTCAGTCACTTTACTGCCTCGGGGCATAATAACGAATTTTAGAAAAAGCGTTTATGCTACTGCTTAGTAGCGAAACATTTATAATGGCGGAAATGTTATTCTATCGTTGTGAAGACAGAAAAATCCGGAACTCCCTGTGATGAATAGTCTCATTTTAATCCTCTTTTTCTAATCTCTTTTCAATCTCTTTTTTTAGTGCATTTATGTGCAGTTCAAACTTTAATTTCAGCATTTTCCAATCTTCATACTTTAATAATTGTCCTCTGTAGTTGATTGCGTTTCTTTTTAGCCTAATGGTTTCAAGGAATTCCCAGCCGAGTTCTA contains these protein-coding regions:
- a CDS encoding endonuclease/exonuclease/phosphatase family protein, with translation MAYRNKAEHIKQYQPDIVVVPECEKFGEQTTKQLWFGDNKNKGLGIFSYKDYELEIHPQYNPLFRYVILIKVMGKIEFNLLAIWAMNDTTNVKQRYIGQVYSAINYYKNLLEKPIIIVGDFNWNVIWDKKPDYPLCGTLGDTISILKNKHVFSTYHQHTKDEFGKETKSTLYMYHRKNKPYHIDYCFACKLPWAEAHSV
- a CDS encoding HEPN domain-containing protein, giving the protein MDLKLYIHRAENEIKLAEIIFVISEEPNIQKETFKVNDPETYYSAVIAHSYYSIFYGAKAYLAKKGVEVSAPEEHKKSFAEFKKFVESGELDVELLKIYQEALVRAEYLLGLFKEEKKKRGEFTYRTMPQANKEPAKESIEHAKTFFKNMNMLC
- a CDS encoding nucleotidyltransferase domain-containing protein, translated to MLTPKQIKIFEAFLRRPYKELTYKEIKDYSKENSNSIIQKAIIKFLTEDLVRKREVGNIILYAINLDNSTVFSYFDIIMKEKRSNLVKSSLKIIREELSNIEFVSIVIFGSYAEGKQKEKSDLDIALFVNSVEDKKNCELSMKSAELKSILKIDAHIITKDEMLQMLKDKHENLGKQIAYKHLAIYNPVIFYSIIQEGINNGFKIVYS